A window of Patagioenas fasciata isolate bPatFas1 chromosome 5, bPatFas1.hap1, whole genome shotgun sequence contains these coding sequences:
- the ZNF408 gene encoding zinc finger protein 408, protein MCAADGGGPGPEDQLGAACPALRSLPPGLALGPSLSRARGTGVWCVGRALPAGTLLGPPGGAREEAAGTGWRSLVQRSPKEAEANVALGRAGGRLQLRARRHIAAGAELLYWPEEPRGAAAEERRPDGGQGIAAPREAGPRGRPAAVAVQGDGAAPGGTAAGPLAGDPNVSRVVTNETTVLDVPSEVSRPATKHFHKLREQEGTTATCELWQAKVLRSENQHLKTISTIKANGKEELDEGADPGSTAEQVEMGHKEACPGDLDLLLPSSTVRLGAHLVGKPCKVRALASQLQKHMHDCGGRTTGQESQQLSPSERESVETCEKESKASKDSKLASPEHGGRGPLEGPEAQEEYMELVEGHSGSPGPPPKALSQKEMVKRRYCCSECGKAFLQLCHLKKHRFVHAGHKPFLCTECGKSYSSEESFKAHMLAHRGVRPFQCTQCDKTYCTKRDLQEHQVLHTGQRPFSCEQCGKAFARRPSLRIHRKTHLATGMGMAGPKGCQCAVCGRHLANPGSLRNHMRLHTGERPYACPYCGKDFRQQSNLREHLRLHTGEKPYKCRFCGDAFPKLPELRRHLISHTGEAHLCTVCGKALRDPHTLRAHERLHTGERPFRCEQCGKSYTLATKLRRHQKSHLADKPYKCELCGMGYTLPQSLARHVLTHKVEKDTEELTTAVASRAVKQPQAARKKTQRKDHQEEVAAEPTLLMVEVPGPANETELLITASGHCIATYQSRSSPPDSGAHRSPTGHLRSAENIVEITISKHEDKCIIVQDEGSPSDMVVIQEGVGFGAVAEVVEVRTGT, encoded by the exons ATGTGCGCCGCGGACGGTGGCGGGCCGGGTCCCGAGGACCAGCTCGGCGCCGCCTGCCCGGCGCTGCGGAGCCTCCCGCCCGGGCTGGCGCTGGGGCCGTCGCTGTCTCGGGCGCGGGGCACGGGCGTGTGGTGCGTGGGCCGGGCCCTGCCAGCCGGGACACTCCTGGGGCCGCCCGGCGGGGcccgggaggaggcggcggggacGGGGTGGAGGAG CCTGGTGCAGCGGAGCCCGAAGGAGGCGGAGGCCAACGTGGCGCTGGGCCGGGCGGGTGGCCGGCTACAGCTGCGGGCGCGGCGGCACATCGcggcgggcgcggagctgctCTACTGGCCCGAGGAGCCCCGCGGGGCCGCGGCGGAGGAACGGCGGCCGGACGGAGGCCAGGGGATAGCGGCTCCGCGGGAGGCCGGGCCCAGGGGGCGGCCGGCGGCCGTGGCGGTGCAGGGGGACGGGGCCGCTCCCGGCGGGACGGCGGCGGGGCCCCTCGCAG gggatcccaatGTCTCCAGGGTGGTAACTAATGAAACCACAGTCCTTGATGTCCCTTCTGAGGTTAGCAGGCCGGCCACAAAGCATTTCCACAAGCTGCGAGAACAGGAAGGCACAACTGCCACATGTGAGCTATGGCAAGCTAAGGTGCTGAGGAGTGAGAATCAGCACCTCAAGACCATCTCAACCATTAAGGCCAACGGCAAGGAAGAATTGGATGAGGGTGCGGATCCTGGATCTACAGCAGAACAAGTGGAGATGGGGCATAAAGAGGCATGTCCAGGAGACCTGGATCTGTTGTTGCCCTCAAGCACCGTTCGACTCGGTGCTCACTTGGTTGGCAAGCCATGCAAGGTGCGTGCTCTGGCCAGCCAGCTCCAGAAGCACATGCACGACTGTGGTGGCAGGACAACTGGGCAAGAATCCCAGCAGCTCAGTCCTTCAGAAAGAGAGAGTGTAGAGACTTGCGAGAAAGAGAGCAAAGCTTCCAAAGActccaaactggcatccccagaACATGGGGGAAGGGGTCCATTGGAGGGGCCTGAGGCGCAGGAGGAGTATATGGAGCTGGTGGAGGGTCATTCTGGCAGCCCAGGCCCACCACCAAAAGCTCTCTCCCAGAAGGAGATGGTCAAGCGCAGGTACTGCTGCAGTGAGTGTGGCAAAGCCTTCCTGCAGCTCTGCCACCTCAAGAAGCACCGCTTTGTCCATGCTGGCCACAAGCCCTTCTTGTGCACAGAGTGTGGCAAGAGCTACAGTTCCGAGGAGAGCTTCAAGGCCCACATGTTGGCCCACCGAGGCGTGCGGCCTTTCCAGTGCACCCAGTGCGACAAGACTTACTGCACCAAGCGAGACTTGCAGGAGCACCAAGTCCTGCACACTGGCCAGCGCCCCTTCTCCTGTGAGCAGTGTGGCAAGGCCTTTGCGCGCCGGCCCTCTCTCCGCATTCACAGGAAGACCCACCTGGCCACCGGGATGGGCATGGCTGGTCCCAAGGGATGCCAGTGTGCTGTATGTGGGCGCCACCTGGCCAACCCCGGCTCCTTGCGCAATCACATGCGCCTGCACACGGGGGAGCGCCCTTACGCCTGTCCCTACTGCGGCAAGGACTTCCGACAGCAGAGCAACCTGCGCGAGCACCTCCGGCTGCACACAGGCGAGAAGCCCTACAAGTGCCGCTTCTGCGGCGACGCTTTCCCCAAGCTGCCAGAGCTTCGGCGCCACCTCATTTCCCACACAGGGGAAGCCCACCTGTGCACTGTGTGTGGCAAGGCGCTGCGGGACCCCCACACGCTGCGTGCCCACGAGCGCTTACACACAGGTGAACGCCCTTTCCGCTGTGAGCAGTGTGGCAAGTCCTACACCCTGGCCACAAAGCTGCGGCGCCACCAGAAATCCCACCTGGCTGACAAGCCCTACAAATGTGAGCTGTGTGGCATGGGCTACACCCTTCCCCAGAGCCTTGCGCGCCATGTGCTCACCCACAAGGTGGAAAAGGACACTGAGGAACTCACCACTGCAGTGGCCTCACGTGCTGTCaagcaaccccaggcagcaagGAAGAAGACTCAGAGGAAGGACCACCAGGAGGAGGTTGCAGCAGAGCCTACTTTGTTAATGGTGGAGGTGCCGGGGCCAGCAAATGAGACTGAGCTGTTGATCACAGCCAGTGGTCACTGTATTGCTACTTACCAGTCTCGAAGCAGCCCCCCAGATTCTGGGGCACacaggagccccacagggcatttgcggTCAGCAGAGAACATTGTTGAAATCACCATCTCCAAGCATGAGGACAAATGCATTATAGTGCAGGATGAGGGCTCACCGAGTGACATGGTGGTCATCCAGGAAGGGGTGGGCTTTGGAGCAGTGGCAGAAGTCGTGGAGGTCAGAACTGGGACCTGA